A genomic stretch from Halorubrum salinarum includes:
- a CDS encoding competence protein CoiA family protein, with product MPFLALHDGTEVIPNQVQKGDFLECPKCGDQLKIRDSHRRKGSFVARHFYHAAEEETDCGGESPPHLRMKSIAYSKLTTEYPDATIGLEQQLGDRRADILVEFPQPRFPEGRGIGVEVQHKHEDKDVDAVTAEYLATEYSVLWLGEEDFSGFNVDLSGILPIWPHAVQHDFSDGYHGVIHWLRQSKPANPSMDVVLPREYLAEHSEGLRRAWEYGKFDQGGQSDWNDLGFWWLSASYDPYQKWFKLTETPDGRTMLQLGKQVRGTEHVLAPVQTEHSRNRGKVHSLAYEVDSADTSAGEWADIEKAWLETGLQSTSVIFKLVATPSGELALSLGKYKEHSDDGEFITVSTEFQRNLKESLHELANLLG from the coding sequence ATGCCGTTCTTGGCCCTCCACGACGGTACCGAGGTTATCCCGAATCAGGTACAGAAAGGGGATTTCCTCGAGTGCCCGAAGTGCGGCGATCAATTAAAAATTCGCGACTCCCATCGCCGGAAGGGGTCGTTCGTCGCGCGGCATTTCTACCACGCTGCTGAAGAGGAGACGGACTGTGGCGGTGAATCTCCACCTCATTTGCGGATGAAGTCGATCGCGTATTCGAAGCTCACGACCGAGTATCCCGACGCTACAATAGGGCTAGAACAGCAGCTGGGTGACCGGCGTGCCGATATTCTCGTTGAGTTTCCACAGCCTCGGTTCCCTGAGGGCCGTGGCATCGGCGTCGAAGTACAGCACAAACACGAGGACAAGGACGTCGACGCAGTAACCGCTGAGTATCTTGCTACAGAGTACAGCGTCCTCTGGTTGGGAGAAGAGGACTTCTCCGGATTCAACGTCGATCTCTCTGGCATTCTTCCGATCTGGCCTCACGCGGTCCAACACGACTTCAGCGACGGGTATCACGGCGTCATCCACTGGCTTCGACAATCAAAGCCAGCCAATCCCTCGATGGACGTCGTCCTGCCGCGAGAATATCTAGCTGAACACAGCGAGGGGCTTCGTCGAGCATGGGAGTACGGGAAGTTCGATCAGGGAGGGCAATCGGACTGGAACGATCTCGGATTCTGGTGGTTGAGTGCCTCGTATGACCCGTACCAGAAGTGGTTCAAACTCACCGAGACGCCTGACGGGCGGACGATGCTTCAGCTCGGGAAGCAGGTCCGCGGTACTGAACACGTGCTCGCTCCAGTTCAGACTGAACACTCTCGGAATCGGGGGAAGGTTCACAGCTTGGCTTACGAGGTGGATTCAGCAGATACCTCCGCTGGCGAATGGGCAGATATCGAAAAGGCGTGGCTGGAAACCGGCTTACAGAGTACTTCAGTTATCTTCAAGCTCGTTGCAACCCCGAGCGGGGAGCTCGCTCTATCGTTGGGAAAGTACAAGGAACACAGCGACGATGGCGAGTTCATTACCGTCTCTACCGAGTTCCAGCGTAATCTCAAAGAGAGCCTCCACGAACTCGCTAACCTTCTGGGGTGA
- a CDS encoding DUF262 domain-containing protein produces MSDEADDLYDKYIDYDGRDLDTRNVGDGKVVRPITAENFEMEKRTLGEVLTDQKFNVPEYQRLYSWKNIHHEQYWSDIEQFVNADLVADRREVSDVFFSSMYFAVNDDKQVYEVIDGQQRLTTTHLLLRVLMEHLEDVDPASIEDDTLAEFRDYGIGRITDILYVEESFGKREPRLTLNKHDAEFFKALMMGPSAQVDYLKNEADFSIHGNNSDAVQVSECLDRFGTTDDDLADLDTDSLSSGAFFKLYRSHRRLLKAYEFYDEKISGVVADAYTPDETVRALVNILNYVYNSYHVGEYLIREAESDFRMQIFEILNDRGVDLTKIDRIRAAVVNAFFDTDVKDEYVDKWEDIVVAFATDGDAIDDYLSIYLSIVDDGIDRIGDASAELTNAFDTRNIDSDVVPRLRNLDEAKAFLDYAHDLVDYYQDITTTELAADDLELASHREQCREILVRLNNQQMDQWRPFVLALYYHTNPESERDAAQFHRVLETIEKLNLRRLLISERPSIFREVFIEAVEEFNLAPTADATPDSVYEASREYLITEMRSSTPTLFGDRFVDTVVQTQSWSTGTARLLFGKIAQDHFDDSSRAVERDLNMGNIHLEHVLPQTPVSDPEDPTWLREFFKLDSEPDIEIASEIERYIELVQRSDLDEEEERLKDNVSEFITQGFIDDIGNFLLLRDTDNIGASNRPLAEKMTQYYSEIDGFASIYPNRYFTAEYGNVDRDSLDKLREQHDGGDVSNVDADVVAYFNSFWTYETLQDRRIELLLNILSTLEFDSFEDEFGIESDQDEVRHEIQEKTDQEFEIRLSVRSL; encoded by the coding sequence ATGTCGGACGAGGCTGACGATTTGTATGATAAGTACATCGACTACGATGGCAGAGATCTCGATACCCGGAATGTCGGTGATGGGAAAGTAGTTCGGCCGATTACGGCCGAGAATTTCGAGATGGAGAAACGGACTCTGGGGGAGGTTCTCACCGATCAGAAGTTCAACGTACCAGAGTACCAGCGACTGTACTCGTGGAAGAACATCCACCACGAACAGTATTGGTCGGACATCGAGCAGTTCGTGAATGCCGACCTGGTCGCTGACCGACGCGAAGTGTCGGACGTGTTCTTCAGCTCGATGTACTTCGCGGTCAACGACGACAAACAGGTGTACGAGGTCATCGACGGCCAACAGCGGCTGACGACGACACACCTGCTGTTGCGCGTCCTTATGGAGCACCTCGAGGACGTCGATCCAGCCTCTATCGAGGACGATACCCTGGCGGAGTTCCGGGACTACGGGATCGGGCGAATCACCGATATCCTCTATGTGGAGGAGTCGTTCGGCAAACGTGAGCCCCGGCTCACGCTGAACAAACACGACGCTGAATTTTTCAAAGCCCTCATGATGGGGCCCTCCGCCCAGGTGGACTACCTCAAGAACGAGGCCGACTTCAGCATTCACGGGAACAACAGCGATGCGGTGCAAGTCTCGGAATGTCTGGACCGGTTCGGCACCACGGACGATGACCTCGCGGACCTGGATACTGACTCGCTCTCCTCGGGGGCGTTCTTCAAACTGTACCGCTCGCACCGGCGGTTGTTGAAGGCCTACGAGTTCTACGACGAGAAGATCAGCGGCGTCGTCGCCGACGCCTACACGCCGGACGAGACGGTGCGAGCGCTCGTGAACATCCTCAACTACGTCTATAACTCCTACCACGTCGGGGAGTACCTGATTCGAGAGGCGGAGTCGGACTTCCGGATGCAGATATTCGAGATTTTGAACGACCGTGGCGTCGATCTGACGAAGATCGACCGTATCAGGGCGGCGGTCGTGAACGCCTTCTTCGATACCGACGTGAAAGACGAGTACGTCGACAAGTGGGAGGACATCGTGGTGGCGTTCGCAACCGATGGTGACGCCATCGACGACTACCTCTCGATCTATCTGAGTATCGTCGACGATGGCATCGACAGGATTGGTGACGCGAGCGCCGAACTGACCAACGCCTTCGACACACGGAACATCGACTCGGATGTCGTCCCGCGGCTTCGGAATCTCGATGAAGCGAAGGCTTTCCTCGACTACGCGCACGACCTCGTCGACTACTATCAAGATATCACGACCACGGAGCTCGCCGCTGACGATCTTGAGTTAGCCAGTCACCGAGAGCAGTGTCGGGAAATCCTTGTTCGCCTCAATAACCAACAGATGGACCAGTGGCGGCCATTCGTCTTGGCGCTCTACTATCACACCAATCCTGAATCGGAACGGGATGCAGCACAGTTCCACCGCGTACTAGAGACCATCGAGAAACTCAACCTGCGACGCCTCCTCATCTCTGAACGTCCGAGTATTTTCCGCGAGGTCTTCATCGAGGCCGTCGAGGAGTTCAATCTCGCACCAACTGCCGACGCCACTCCAGATAGTGTATACGAGGCTTCTCGAGAGTACCTCATCACCGAGATGCGTTCCTCTACGCCGACGCTGTTCGGCGACAGGTTCGTCGATACGGTCGTCCAGACGCAGTCCTGGAGTACCGGAACAGCGCGACTGCTCTTCGGGAAGATCGCCCAGGATCACTTCGACGACAGTAGTCGTGCCGTCGAGCGAGACCTGAACATGGGGAACATCCATCTCGAACACGTCCTCCCGCAGACCCCCGTCAGCGACCCGGAAGACCCGACGTGGCTTCGGGAGTTTTTCAAACTCGACTCGGAGCCGGACATCGAGATCGCGTCAGAGATCGAACGCTATATCGAGCTGGTGCAGCGCTCTGATCTCGACGAAGAGGAGGAGCGACTGAAAGACAATGTCTCGGAGTTCATCACGCAGGGGTTCATCGACGATATCGGGAACTTCCTCCTGCTCCGTGACACCGATAATATCGGGGCGAGTAATCGGCCACTCGCCGAGAAGATGACGCAGTACTACTCCGAGATCGACGGTTTCGCCAGTATCTACCCCAATCGGTATTTCACGGCCGAATACGGCAACGTCGATCGCGACTCCCTCGACAAACTCCGTGAGCAGCACGATGGCGGTGACGTTTCGAATGTGGACGCCGATGTAGTGGCGTATTTCAACTCCTTCTGGACCTACGAGACTCTGCAGGATCGACGAATCGAGCTCCTCTTGAATATTCTGTCGACGCTTGAGTTCGATTCGTTTGAGGACGAGTTCGGGATTGAATCCGACCAAGATGAGGTACGCCACGAAATTCAAGAGAAGACGGACCAAGAGTTTGAGATACGTCTGTCCGTCCGATCGCTTTAA